In Aedes albopictus strain Foshan chromosome 3, AalbF5, whole genome shotgun sequence, the genomic window tcatcttgctccgggtggccatcttgctccGTTCTACCCTTTGTATGTATTTACGGTTGATATAAGAAGATATGGTACGCAACGGGTAAGGTGTGCCTATTATTTTGAACGTGATATGGCGAGCTTTGGCCGTGATCACTGATCACGATTAGAAAGATGCGGACGGAAATCGAGTGTTATGGCGGCAAGTTATTCATCAGTTGGTCCAATTGAACACTGAATAAAGGTGCGAACTGAGTTGCAGCGAACACAGAACATTCATGTTAAGATAATATCGCACAGTAATGTTTTTATACGTGACAATTACTGCCACGTGATCGCTACATACCGTTGTGGTTTACCAACTCCCATGCGGAAGCACAACCTTGACTGGGTCCAATAATGAATGATACAGCCATCAAAACACCGCTGGTCATGCAATAAGTTACCTTTGGTTACCCACCCACCTATTGGCTTGCTGATCGTAACTAAATGAGCATTGCACTGCTTCCGGCAATGATAGATTTCATCGCTGGTAAGAAGTGTCGCTAGTTTGTACTTTCGAATTTGCGATTAGCACTACACCAGAAACATCAGGGGTTGTTCATAAAGTACGAAGGGCCATTTTTTGGTAATTTAATAAGCTCTCATCTCAATTATATGAGTGTAGAATCTGCATTAAGTTAAAATGTACGTTAAACGAATTTGAGAAAAATCTGCCAACTCTATATCTATATTTTTGTTTAAACTTTTGAGGTTTCTCTATTACAAATATAGGAGAACACGAGTTCAGATTTGAAGcaacttttaaaaaaaaaacaaacctcaCTCTAAAGACCATGTGGTTTATGATTGGCTCCTCCAGAGCACGCATGCGGTCGTTATAGTAATGAAGCAGCGAAAACATGGCTGATACAGTTGAGATAAGTTCGCAAATTCGGTGCTAATGTGACCGAGTTGTGAATATAAAATCCGTAATTATAACGAGTCCGTCCCAGTCTCCACATGAATTTCATTTCAATTGGACTAACGACTTTCGACAATGAAAGTCACCCTTCGCGCAATTGTTTTAATAGCATTCGTTGCTGCTTGTTGTAAGGTGATTCCACCCTGAATTTTCAAATTGCTTTTAACCGTGATTCATTGAGCGCAATTACTACCTTCGCAGGCGGATGATTCCGACCAGGAGAAGAAAGAGCAGGCCAAAGAAATGGTCCGAGGTATGGCCGAAGAGTGCAAAAAGCAGGAAGGTGCTACCGACGACGACGTGGAAGCCATGATCGAAGACAAGACACCGGAGACCCAGGTCCAGAAGTGTTTCCTCTCGTGCTTCCAGCAGCAGTTTCAGGTTTCCGACGGGAAGAAGTTCAACAAGGATGGGTTCATGCAACTGTGCGGAATGATGTTCGGCGATGACGAGGAGAAAATGAATACAGCCGAGGAGGTTGCGGATGAGTGTTCCAGTGTGGAGAATGCGGACCGTTGCCAGCTTTCGGTGGACATCAAGGATTGTGTCGAGAAGGGGCTGGAGAAGCGAGGGATTAAGATGGAGAAGTGAAGCTGATAACGGTGAAGAACGCGCGACATGGATATTGCCTTCGAATATAGCTCAATGTGGTTCAGTATAGGGTGGTTTTGTGAATATTTCAGTATCTGATAATATGTATACCACATGGTATACCAACATCATTAAACATACGAGCAttgaaaaattgattgattgctaGCGGCTTAACGAATAGTAATAACCAATAAAACCTTTTTATTCtacatttttttctttcaattaaAGAGAAATAGATATTTGGGTTCACGAAAATTAACTGAATCAAATCATATAATGAACGTATATTACACATTTAACTTATCCAAACGTATAGTTTTGCTGCACTTCTTGAAACAAAGGCTTGCAATCGACTTTGGCATTAAGTCTAGCGCACAACAGGAACACACCGGACAACTTCCGGTGCAGCGAGTAGATTTCTTCCGGTGGTGGACACAACCGGTGTGCCACCATCACCGGAACCAGAGCTGCAATTTTCTTGGTTGTACTTTGCCGCCCGAATTCGAACTCCCCGTCAACACTGAATACTTCGCCCAGAATGAGGACGGCATCGATGTGGGCATTTTCCATGGTGGGCGTTTCGTACCCGGTCAGGAAACCCATTTGACGCGATAGTTCCAGAATCCGTTTGCGATCGTTCCTTGTAGCGGCTTCGATTACCTAAAAACAAGATAGTTTTTGTTACCTCAAGCCATTGATGTCTATACCGAATCCCAGATACCAACCTTCATATAGTTATCCATGAAAGGCTTCGGATAGAACCGCGTAGCGCCGAAATCGATCAGCATGATCTGCCTGCTGTCGGCATCGTACAGGAAATTCGACCAATTGGGATCCGTCTGCATGCAACGGAAGGTGAACAGCTCGTTCAAACACAGTTTCATCACGGACCGTGCAATGTGATTGCGGTGGTCTTGGCTGAAAAATAGCATAATTTTAAAGTTAAACACGATCAGCGGCCCAGTAGTGACTAGCAGAACAATCAACCTTACCTCATACTGAAACACTTATCCATCGGAACGCCTGGCACCAGCTCGGTCGTCAGCACATTCTTCGACGTCAAACTCTTGATCACCTTGGGCACTCGAAACTCCGGCATGTGCTGGATCATCTCACCAAACCGTTCCGTATATTCGGCTTCCCTCACGTAATCCACCTCCCAGGCGAGTTCGCGCTTCGCCACCGCCACCACATTATCGATGAAAATCCCCTTCGGAAATACGTCCCAAACCTTCAGCATCGAAACCAAATTGTCGATATCGCTCTCGATACTCTTGGCCACTCCCGGATACTGGACCTTGATGGCCACTTCGGTCCCATCGTGTAGCACTCCTCTGTGCACCTGCCCGATGGATGCCGCCGCAAACGGTTTCTGATCGAAAGAGGCCAGCTTCGTTCTCCAATCGTCACCCAGTTCGCTAACCATCTGCCGCTCCACCTGCCAATCGGGCATGTAATCTGCGGCCTGACGAACCCGTTCAAAAGCGTTCACCAGCTGCGGGGAGACCACGTTCGAGTCCTGAATACTGAGAATCTGGCCGAGTTTGAGAGCTGCTCCGCGCACCTTGCACAGTGTGTCCACAATCCGCTCGGCGTTGCTGGGACTGAATAGTGCCTCCTTGGGATCGGTGGTACCTCCCAGCCCCAGTGCCCCTTTGGTGAGTTCGCTCACGGTGCCGAGACCAAGACCGGCGAAAAGACCTCCGAAGGAGGCGAGGCGGGCCACACGGGATGACGGAACTTTCCGCTGCTTGGCCACCGTGCTCAGCTGAGGTAGGTCTATGGGCGTGGGAGGGGCTATAGGCTCATTAGACACGTTTGGCTTGTACGAAGCAACAAAGTTGATCATTTTGGACACCTGCTCTTCGTCTTTGGTTACGGCTGGTGGTAGTTTGATGGTTTCGGGTGCTGTTTGCGGCGGGGGTGAAGGTGGATCGGCCAAGTCCTGAACCTTTTTCGGTACCGAGGGTGTGCGCTTATCTCCATCGAGAGATAGATTCACTTGACGGTTTTTACTATGCTCCGAAAGAATTGCTTCCAGTTCTTTGAGGGTAATTTGGGATATGTCTAGATTGCCTGGAAAGGGATAAGAAAGGATGAATACCTACTATGCTATTAAATACAAATTTTGTATAATAAATTCGTTGCGGGAAACAAAATATTATCGTGAGATCTATTCAGTCATTAGTGCCCAGTTTGCTGGCTCATATAAGGCGAATTTTACGATTAAACAGAAAtaattaaacaattatttttgttttattttgctaGGTTTCTGATTGTACTCTGAATAGAGTCAAAAACTCTAAACTACACCTGAAGAAATAGCATGGGATAGAACCCAATGTATACTAGACGTGCGCGGATAATGTCATTCATTTATttaactgcccctattcgcataacagtcccatgtttgctgggtttcctattcacacaggactgttgtgcgaataggggcagttaaTTTGTATGTTAACTTCAAGCTAATGGTGGACATTGTTgcgatcatggtagaggtaccaaccactaggggtaaaactgagatcgctgtggcttcagcttactttcctggtgatgttcctgaggcacctcctcctgagatcgcatcatttgtccaattctgtaaagaaaacaacaaatcgtttatcattggctgtgacgccaatgcacatcacacggtttgggatagtacggatattaacagtcgaggtgagtcactattagagtatctgtcttcgaacaatatagacatttgcgataatggtgataaacctactttctcaaatgtaatcagacaagaggtcttggatctaacactgtgcaatgctgcaatctttgacaagatcttAAACTGGCACgggtcagatgagatttctctatctgatcataaacacataatcttcaattggagtggtggagattattctagaaccgcatttagaaatcccaggaggacaaactgggatcaatatgtggaattgttgaatacgcattcatttacaatgggagaaactattgattcaacccaaaagttagaatcattttctcaaaggataaat contains:
- the LOC109415488 gene encoding general odorant-binding protein 19d-like; this translates as MKVTLRAIVLIAFVAACCKADDSDQEKKEQAKEMVRGMAEECKKQEGATDDDVEAMIEDKTPETQVQKCFLSCFQQQFQVSDGKKFNKDGFMQLCGMMFGDDEEKMNTAEEVADECSSVENADRCQLSVDIKDCVEKGLEKRGIKMEK
- the LOC109400860 gene encoding atypical kinase COQ8B, mitochondrial, yielding MSRGQDILALLRALKMVAEASAKMQSDCARHLWANSSVRELLEQQLKQSEDTVKKILQNPNAELEKAGGLLKETLERSAVVAEGLKQLAAISLPKVTGPGGIGGAMGPMGFASGFSQQARQTGQPAEAGRTSDIGNLDISQITLKELEAILSEHSKNRQVNLSLDGDKRTPSVPKKVQDLADPPSPPPQTAPETIKLPPAVTKDEEQVSKMINFVASYKPNVSNEPIAPPTPIDLPQLSTVAKQRKVPSSRVARLASFGGLFAGLGLGTVSELTKGALGLGGTTDPKEALFSPSNAERIVDTLCKVRGAALKLGQILSIQDSNVVSPQLVNAFERVRQAADYMPDWQVERQMVSELGDDWRTKLASFDQKPFAAASIGQVHRGVLHDGTEVAIKVQYPGVAKSIESDIDNLVSMLKVWDVFPKGIFIDNVVAVAKRELAWEVDYVREAEYTERFGEMIQHMPEFRVPKVIKSLTSKNVLTTELVPGVPMDKCFSMSQDHRNHIARSVMKLCLNELFTFRCMQTDPNWSNFLYDADSRQIMLIDFGATRFYPKPFMDNYMKVIEAATRNDRKRILELSRQMGFLTGYETPTMENAHIDAVLILGEVFSVDGEFEFGRQSTTKKIAALVPVMVAHRLCPPPEEIYSLHRKLSGVFLLCARLNAKVDCKPLFQEVQQNYTFG